A single Carnobacterium inhibens subsp. inhibens DSM 13024 DNA region contains:
- the rpsC gene encoding 30S ribosomal protein S3 — translation MGQKINPTGLRVGIIRDWDSKWYAEKDFANYLHEDIAIREYIAKKLSEASVSKVEIERAANRVNVSVHTAKPGMVIGKGGSEVDALRKKLNELTGKRVHINIVEIKRPDLDAKLVGEGIARQLESRVAFRRAQKQAIQRTMRAGAKGIKTMVSGRLNGADIARSETHSEGTVPLHTLRADIDYAWEEAATTYGKLGVKVWIYRGEVLPAKKNIEKGGK, via the coding sequence GTGGGTCAAAAAATTAATCCAACAGGCTTACGTGTAGGTATCATCCGCGATTGGGATTCTAAATGGTATGCAGAAAAAGATTTCGCAAACTATTTACACGAAGATATCGCTATCCGCGAATATATTGCTAAAAAATTAAGTGAAGCTTCTGTTTCTAAAGTAGAAATTGAACGCGCTGCTAACCGTGTTAACGTTTCAGTTCATACTGCTAAACCAGGAATGGTTATTGGTAAAGGTGGGTCTGAAGTTGACGCATTACGTAAAAAATTAAATGAATTAACAGGCAAAAGAGTTCACATCAACATCGTGGAAATCAAACGCCCTGATCTAGATGCTAAATTAGTCGGCGAAGGAATTGCTCGTCAACTAGAAAGCCGTGTTGCTTTCCGTCGTGCTCAAAAACAAGCTATCCAACGCACAATGCGTGCTGGAGCTAAAGGTATTAAAACAATGGTTTCTGGCCGTTTAAATGGTGCAGATATCGCTCGTAGCGAAACACATTCAGAAGGAACTGTTCCTCTTCATACATTGCGTGCCGATATCGACTACGCATGGGAAGAAGCAGCTACAACTTACGGTAAACTAGGCGTAAAAGTTTGGATCTATCGTGGAGAAGTTCTTCCTGCAAAAAAGAACATTGAGAAAGGAGGGAAATAA
- the rplC gene encoding 50S ribosomal protein L3: MTKGILGKKVGMTQVFTESGELIPVTVIEATPNVVLQVKTVETDGYEAVQLGYQEQREVLSNKPAMGHVAKANATPKRFIREFDDVELGEYEVGQEVKVDTFKAGDIVNVTGTTKGKGFQGVIKRHGQSRGPMSHGSRHHRRPGSMGPVDPNRVFKRKLLPGRMGGNRVTIKNLEVVRVDVEKNVLLIKGNVPGSKKSLIQIKSAFQQAK; encoded by the coding sequence ATGACCAAAGGAATCTTAGGAAAAAAAGTAGGAATGACACAAGTCTTCACTGAATCTGGTGAATTAATTCCAGTAACTGTAATCGAAGCAACTCCAAACGTTGTTTTACAAGTTAAAACAGTCGAAACGGATGGTTACGAAGCAGTTCAATTGGGTTACCAAGAACAACGTGAAGTATTGTCAAATAAACCTGCAATGGGTCATGTAGCAAAAGCAAATGCTACTCCTAAGCGCTTCATCCGTGAATTTGACGATGTTGAGCTTGGAGAATACGAAGTAGGACAAGAAGTGAAAGTTGATACTTTCAAAGCTGGAGACATCGTTAATGTAACGGGGACTACCAAAGGTAAAGGATTCCAAGGTGTTATTAAACGCCACGGACAAAGTCGTGGACCAATGTCCCACGGATCCCGTCACCACCGTCGTCCAGGGTCAATGGGTCCTGTAGATCCTAACCGTGTATTCAAACGCAAATTATTACCAGGTCGTATGGGCGGAAATCGCGTAACTATCAAAAACCTTGAAGTTGTTCGCGTTGACGTTGAAAAAAATGTACTTCTTATCAAAGGGAATGTACCTGGGTCTAAAAAATCCTTAATCCAAATTAAATCAGCTTTTCAACAAGCTAAATAA
- a CDS encoding kinase: protein MDSKLIILRGNSGSGKTTTALKLQEMLGEATLVVSQDVVRRDMLKVNDREGNLSIALIKQIAEFGLGKCPFIIVEGILINKRYKNMLLDLINTFEQNVYTYYFDVPFEETLNRHKKRGKVNEFGESEMRSWWNEKDYLGVPNEKIITKDTLQEEVVRNILNDIGVEKTRLHFNE, encoded by the coding sequence ATGGATTCAAAACTAATTATTTTACGAGGCAACTCTGGAAGTGGCAAAACAACAACTGCTTTAAAGCTGCAAGAAATGTTAGGAGAAGCTACTTTAGTTGTGTCTCAAGATGTGGTTAGGCGGGACATGCTTAAAGTCAACGACAGGGAAGGAAATCTATCTATAGCATTGATCAAACAAATTGCTGAGTTTGGGTTAGGGAAATGTCCTTTTATAATTGTAGAGGGAATTTTGATCAATAAAAGATATAAAAATATGTTGTTAGATTTAATCAATACTTTTGAACAAAACGTTTATACTTACTATTTTGACGTACCTTTTGAAGAAACGCTCAACAGACATAAAAAAAGAGGAAAAGTAAACGAATTCGGAGAAAGTGAAATGCGAAGTTGGTGGAATGAAAAAGATTATTTAGGAGTTCCAAATGAAAAAATTATTACGAAAGACACTTTGCAAGAAGAAGTTGTGAGGAATATATTGAATGATATAGGAGTAGAAAAAACTAGGCTACACTTTAATGAATAA
- the rpsQ gene encoding 30S ribosomal protein S17: MSEERNQRKVYQGRVVSDKMDKTIVVVIETQKKHSRYGKRIKYSKKYKAHDENNVAKIGDIVKIMETRPLSSTKHFRLVEVVEESVTI, encoded by the coding sequence ATGAGTGAAGAACGTAATCAACGTAAAGTCTACCAAGGCCGAGTTGTTTCAGACAAAATGGATAAAACGATTGTTGTCGTAATCGAAACACAAAAGAAACACAGCCGTTATGGTAAACGTATTAAATACTCTAAAAAATATAAAGCACATGATGAAAACAATGTTGCCAAAATTGGCGATATCGTAAAAATTATGGAAACTCGTCCATTATCATCTACAAAACATTTCCGTTTAGTAGAAGTTGTTGAAGAATCTGTTACTATTTAA
- a CDS encoding type Z 30S ribosomal protein S14 — MAKKSQIAKNKRPAKFSTQAYTRCERCGRPHSVYRKFKLCRICVRELAYKGQIPGMKKASW; from the coding sequence GTGGCTAAAAAATCACAAATTGCTAAAAACAAACGCCCTGCTAAATTCTCAACTCAAGCATACACTCGTTGTGAACGCTGTGGACGTCCACACTCAGTTTACCGCAAATTTAAACTTTGCCGTATTTGCGTCCGTGAACTTGCCTATAAAGGACAAATTCCTGGCATGAAAAAAGCAAGCTGGTAA
- the rplW gene encoding 50S ribosomal protein L23 produces MDVRDVILRPVITEAAMAAQDNKKYTFEVDVRANKTQVKQAIEEIFDVKVSNVNIMNVRGKLKRMGKHAGYTKKRRKAIVTLTTESKEIELFEA; encoded by the coding sequence ATGGATGTACGTGACGTAATCTTGCGCCCGGTTATCACTGAAGCAGCAATGGCTGCTCAAGATAACAAAAAATACACTTTCGAAGTGGATGTACGCGCAAATAAAACTCAAGTAAAACAAGCGATTGAAGAAATTTTTGACGTAAAAGTTTCTAATGTTAACATCATGAACGTACGTGGAAAATTAAAACGTATGGGTAAACATGCTGGATACACTAAAAAACGTCGTAAAGCAATCGTAACTTTAACAACTGAATCAAAAGAAATTGAATTGTTCGAAGCTTAA
- the rplV gene encoding 50S ribosomal protein L22: MAEQITEAKATAKTVRIAARKVRLVVDLIRGKSIGEAISILKFTPRGASPAIEKVLMSAIANAEHNYDLDVENLVVSEAYVNEGPTMKRFRPRAKGSAAPILKRTSHITIVVSEKKEG, translated from the coding sequence ATGGCAGAACAAATTACAGAAGCTAAAGCAACTGCTAAAACTGTTCGTATTGCAGCTCGTAAAGTTCGTTTAGTTGTCGATCTTATTAGAGGGAAAAGCATCGGAGAAGCAATTTCAATTTTGAAATTCACTCCACGTGGTGCTTCACCAGCAATCGAAAAAGTTTTGATGTCAGCAATTGCTAATGCAGAACATAACTACGATTTAGACGTAGAAAACTTGGTAGTAAGCGAAGCTTATGTTAACGAAGGACCAACGATGAAACGTTTCCGTCCACGTGCAAAAGGATCAGCTGCACCAATCTTGAAACGCACAAGCCACATTACAATAGTGGTATCTGAAAAGAAGGAGGGATAA
- the rplE gene encoding 50S ribosomal protein L5, which yields MNRLKEKYIQEVTPSMVEKFGYKSIMQTPKVDKIVINMGVGDAVSNAKNLDKAVDELTVISGQKPLITKAKKSIAGFRLREGMPIGTKVTLRGDRMYDFLDKLVSVSLPRVRDFHGISNKSFDGRGNYTLGVKEQLIFPEVDYDKVDKVRGMDIVIVTTANTDEESRELLTQLGMPFQK from the coding sequence ATGAACCGCCTTAAAGAAAAATATATCCAAGAAGTAACACCCTCAATGGTAGAAAAATTTGGTTACAAATCAATTATGCAAACTCCTAAAGTAGATAAAATCGTTATCAACATGGGTGTGGGTGATGCTGTATCAAATGCTAAAAATTTAGATAAAGCTGTTGACGAATTAACAGTGATTTCTGGTCAAAAACCATTAATTACTAAAGCTAAAAAATCAATTGCTGGCTTCCGTTTACGTGAAGGTATGCCAATTGGTACTAAAGTTACATTACGTGGAGACAGAATGTACGATTTCTTAGATAAATTGGTTTCTGTTTCACTTCCTCGTGTACGTGACTTCCATGGTATAAGCAACAAGTCATTTGACGGACGTGGAAACTACACTTTAGGAGTTAAAGAACAATTAATCTTCCCAGAAGTTGACTACGATAAAGTAGACAAAGTCCGCGGAATGGATATTGTTATTGTAACTACTGCAAACACAGATGAAGAATCTCGTGAACTTTTGACACAACTTGGAATGCCATTCCAAAAATAA
- the rpmC gene encoding 50S ribosomal protein L29, with the protein MKANELKELTTAEMVEKEKAFKEELFNLRFQLATGQLENTARLSEVRKSIARIKTALRQAELQK; encoded by the coding sequence ATGAAAGCTAATGAACTTAAAGAGTTAACCACTGCTGAAATGGTTGAAAAAGAAAAAGCATTTAAAGAAGAGTTATTCAATCTAAGATTCCAGTTAGCTACTGGCCAACTAGAAAATACTGCTCGCTTAAGTGAAGTTCGCAAATCGATTGCACGCATTAAAACTGCGTTACGTCAAGCTGAATTACAAAAATAG
- the rplD gene encoding 50S ribosomal protein L4 yields MPNVALYKQDGTQNGEVTLNDAIFGIEPNENVVFDAIIMQRASLRQGNHSVKNRSAVRGGGRKPWAQKGTGRARQGSIRSPQWRGGGIVFGPTPRSYSYKLPKKVRRLAIKSVLSTKVISGDLIVVDALNFDAPKTKEFAQVLKNLNVDSKAFIVVENDNDFATLSARNLPGVKVVAFDNVTVLDVVAHEKLILTQTALTKLEEVLQ; encoded by the coding sequence ATGCCAAACGTAGCCTTATATAAACAAGATGGTACTCAAAATGGTGAAGTTACATTAAACGACGCTATTTTCGGTATCGAACCAAACGAAAATGTTGTATTTGATGCAATCATCATGCAACGTGCTTCATTAAGACAAGGAAATCACTCAGTAAAAAACCGCAGTGCAGTACGCGGTGGTGGACGTAAACCGTGGGCTCAAAAAGGAACTGGTCGTGCTCGTCAAGGGTCAATCAGATCTCCACAATGGCGCGGTGGTGGAATCGTCTTCGGACCAACTCCACGTTCATACAGCTACAAACTTCCTAAAAAAGTTCGTCGCTTAGCAATCAAATCTGTTCTTTCTACTAAAGTAATAAGCGGAGATTTAATTGTTGTTGACGCATTGAACTTTGATGCACCAAAAACTAAAGAATTTGCACAAGTGTTAAAAAATCTAAATGTTGATTCTAAAGCGTTTATCGTAGTAGAAAACGACAATGATTTCGCAACATTATCTGCTCGTAACCTTCCAGGAGTTAAAGTTGTAGCTTTTGATAATGTTACTGTGTTAGATGTTGTAGCGCATGAAAAATTGATTTTGACACAAACTGCTCTAACTAAGCTAGAGGAGGTTCTTCAATAA
- the rplB gene encoding 50S ribosomal protein L2 translates to MGIKKYKPTTNGRRNMTGSDFAEITSTTPEKTLLEPNKRKAGRNNAGKIMVRHRGGGHKRNYRVIDFKRNKDGIVGIIKTVEYDPNRSANIALVQYTDGVKTYIIAPKGIQVGQQIISGETVDIKTGNALLLENIPAGTVIHNIEMKPGKGGQLVRSAGTSAQVLGKEGKYVMIRLNSGEVRLILGTCRATIGSVGNEQHELINIGKAGRSRWLGKRPTVRGSVMNPNDHPHGGGEGKAPIGHAGPMTPWGKPALGLKTRNKKAQSNKFITRRRKTK, encoded by the coding sequence GTGGGTATTAAAAAGTACAAACCTACCACAAACGGCCGTCGTAATATGACTGGTTCTGATTTCGCAGAAATCACTTCAACAACGCCTGAAAAGACATTGTTAGAACCAAACAAAAGAAAAGCCGGTCGTAACAATGCTGGTAAAATCATGGTACGTCACCGTGGTGGCGGACATAAACGTAATTACCGCGTAATCGACTTTAAACGTAATAAAGACGGTATCGTTGGAATTATCAAAACTGTTGAATACGATCCAAATCGTTCAGCAAACATTGCATTAGTACAATACACTGATGGTGTTAAAACATACATCATCGCACCTAAAGGAATTCAAGTAGGACAACAAATCATTTCAGGAGAAACAGTTGATATCAAGACAGGTAATGCTCTTCTATTAGAAAACATTCCTGCTGGTACTGTAATCCACAACATCGAAATGAAACCAGGTAAAGGTGGACAATTAGTTCGTTCAGCTGGAACTAGCGCGCAAGTGTTAGGTAAAGAAGGCAAATACGTAATGATCCGCTTAAACTCAGGTGAAGTTCGTTTGATTTTAGGAACTTGTCGTGCAACAATCGGTTCAGTTGGTAATGAACAACATGAATTGATTAACATTGGTAAAGCCGGACGTTCTCGTTGGTTAGGCAAACGCCCAACTGTTCGTGGATCTGTAATGAACCCTAACGATCACCCACACGGTGGTGGTGAAGGTAAAGCTCCAATCGGACATGCTGGTCCAATGACTCCATGGGGTAAACCTGCTCTTGGATTGAAAACACGTAATAAAAAAGCTCAATCTAATAAATTTATCACACGTCGTCGTAAAACAAAATAA
- the tuf gene encoding elongation factor Tu: MAKEKYDRSKTHVNIGTIGHVDHGKTTLTAAITTVLAKRGFKSTATDYASIDGAPEERERGITINTSHVEYETETRHYAHVDCPGHADYVKNMITGAAQMDGAILVVSAADGPMPQTREHILLSRQVGVPYIVVFLNKVDQVDDEELLELVEMEVRDLLSEYDFPGDDTPVIAGSALKALEGVEEFEDKIMELMDAVDSYIPTPERDTDKPFMMPVEDVFSITGRGTVATGRVETGQIKVGEEVEIIGIHEATTKSTVTGVEMFRKLLDFAQAGDNIGALLRGVAREDIQRGQVLAKPGSITPHTKFSGEVYILSKEEGGRHTPFFANYRPQFYFRTTDVTGVVELPEGTEMVMPGDNVTINVELIAPIAIDAGTKFTIREGGRTVGAGVVASIEA; encoded by the coding sequence ATGGCAAAAGAAAAATACGATCGCTCAAAAACGCACGTTAACATTGGTACTATTGGACACGTTGACCATGGTAAAACAACATTAACTGCTGCAATCACTACTGTATTAGCTAAAAGAGGTTTCAAAAGTACTGCAACTGACTACGCTTCAATCGATGGAGCTCCTGAAGAACGCGAACGTGGAATCACGATCAACACTTCTCACGTTGAATACGAAACTGAAACTCGTCACTACGCTCACGTAGACTGCCCAGGCCATGCTGACTATGTTAAAAACATGATCACTGGTGCTGCACAAATGGATGGAGCTATCTTAGTAGTATCTGCTGCTGATGGTCCAATGCCACAAACTCGTGAACACATTCTATTGTCTCGCCAAGTTGGTGTTCCATACATCGTTGTTTTCTTAAACAAAGTTGACCAAGTTGATGATGAAGAATTACTAGAATTAGTTGAAATGGAAGTTCGTGATTTATTATCTGAATATGACTTCCCAGGAGACGACACTCCAGTTATCGCTGGTTCTGCTCTTAAAGCTCTTGAAGGCGTTGAAGAATTCGAAGATAAAATCATGGAATTGATGGATGCTGTAGATTCTTACATTCCAACTCCAGAACGTGATACTGACAAACCATTCATGATGCCAGTTGAGGATGTATTCTCAATTACTGGACGTGGAACAGTTGCTACAGGACGTGTAGAAACTGGACAAATTAAAGTCGGTGAAGAAGTAGAAATCATCGGAATTCATGAAGCTACTACTAAATCAACTGTTACTGGTGTTGAAATGTTCCGTAAATTGTTAGACTTTGCTCAAGCAGGGGACAACATTGGTGCATTATTACGTGGGGTTGCTCGTGAAGACATCCAACGTGGACAAGTTTTAGCTAAACCAGGTTCAATTACTCCACATACAAAATTCTCAGGTGAAGTTTATATCTTATCTAAAGAAGAAGGTGGACGTCATACTCCATTCTTCGCTAACTACCGCCCACAATTTTACTTCCGTACTACTGACGTAACTGGTGTTGTTGAGTTACCAGAAGGTACTGAAATGGTTATGCCAGGAGACAACGTTACAATTAACGTTGAATTGATCGCACCTATCGCTATCGATGCAGGTACTAAATTCACTATCCGTGAAGGTGGACGTACTGTTGGAGCCGGCGTTGTTGCTTCAATCGAAGCTTAA
- a CDS encoding branched-chain amino acid aminotransferase yields MTKTVDIEWNNLGFSYIKTDYRYISYWKDGQWDDGTLSEDNKVHISEGSTALHYGQTVFEGMKAYRTKDGSINLFRPDQNAERMQRSCRRLMMPAVPTDVFIEAVKKVVKANEHYIPPYGTGGSLYLRPYMIGVGDNIGVKPAEEYLFSIFCMPVGAYFKGGLTPTNFIVSDYDRAAGNGTGAAKVGGNYGGSLLPGVEAHKRNFSDAIYLDPTTHTKIEEVGSANFFGITKDNKFVTPVSPSILPSITKYSLLYLAKERLGLEVVEGDVFIEQLDEFEEAGACGTAAVISPIGGIQYKDDFHVFYSETETGPVTKKLYEELTGIQYGDVEAPEGWIEKV; encoded by the coding sequence ATGACAAAGACAGTAGATATAGAATGGAATAACTTAGGTTTTAGCTACATAAAAACCGATTACCGTTATATTTCTTATTGGAAAGATGGACAATGGGATGATGGAACTTTATCAGAAGATAATAAAGTTCATATCAGTGAAGGATCAACAGCCTTACACTATGGACAAACTGTTTTTGAAGGAATGAAAGCTTACCGAACAAAAGATGGGTCAATCAATCTTTTTCGGCCAGATCAAAACGCTGAACGGATGCAACGCAGCTGCAGACGTCTAATGATGCCTGCTGTACCGACAGATGTATTTATTGAAGCCGTTAAAAAAGTAGTAAAAGCAAATGAACACTATATTCCGCCATATGGTACAGGAGGATCTTTATATCTTCGTCCGTATATGATCGGTGTTGGAGATAATATTGGTGTAAAACCAGCTGAAGAGTATTTATTCTCTATTTTTTGTATGCCAGTAGGAGCTTACTTTAAAGGCGGATTGACCCCAACGAACTTTATTGTTTCGGATTATGATAGAGCTGCTGGTAATGGAACGGGAGCAGCGAAAGTTGGAGGAAATTATGGTGGTAGTTTACTTCCAGGAGTAGAAGCCCATAAACGTAATTTTAGTGATGCCATTTATTTAGATCCAACAACCCATACTAAAATAGAAGAAGTAGGATCAGCGAATTTCTTTGGCATCACGAAAGACAATAAATTTGTGACACCAGTTTCACCATCTATCTTACCAAGTATCACAAAATATTCTTTGCTTTACCTTGCAAAAGAACGTTTGGGACTTGAAGTGGTGGAAGGCGACGTCTTTATTGAACAGTTGGATGAATTTGAAGAAGCGGGAGCATGCGGAACGGCAGCCGTGATTTCGCCTATTGGAGGAATCCAATACAAAGATGATTTCCATGTCTTCTATAGTGAAACAGAAACGGGACCAGTAACTAAAAAGTTATATGAGGAATTGACGGGCATTCAGTATGGTGATGTAGAAGCGCCTGAAGGATGGATCGAAAAAGTTTAG
- the rpsH gene encoding 30S ribosomal protein S8 — MVMTDPIADFLTRVRNANQARHEQLEAPASKIKKDIANILKREGFIKDVEYMEDDKQGVIRVFLKYGKNNERVITGLKRISKPGLRVYAKAGEVPKVLNGLGIAIVSTSEGVITDKEARAKNIGGEIIAYVW; from the coding sequence ATGGTCATGACAGATCCAATTGCAGATTTTCTAACTCGTGTACGTAACGCTAACCAAGCACGTCACGAACAATTAGAAGCACCTGCATCAAAAATTAAAAAAGACATTGCTAACATTTTGAAACGTGAAGGTTTCATTAAAGATGTTGAATACATGGAAGATGACAAACAAGGCGTTATCCGCGTTTTCTTAAAATACGGAAAAAACAACGAACGTGTTATCACAGGATTGAAACGTATCTCTAAACCAGGTTTGCGTGTTTACGCTAAAGCTGGCGAAGTACCTAAAGTTCTTAACGGACTTGGTATTGCGATCGTATCAACTTCTGAAGGTGTCATCACAGATAAAGAAGCAAGAGCAAAAAATATCGGTGGCGAAATAATCGCTTACGTTTGGTAA
- the rplX gene encoding 50S ribosomal protein L24, giving the protein MYIKTGDKVKVITGKDKGTEAVVLKAFPKKDRVIVEGVNVMKKHQKPNSANPQGGIIEMEAPIHVSNVMLIDASTGEPTRVGFKVEDGKKVRISKKTGEVLDK; this is encoded by the coding sequence ATGTACATTAAAACAGGTGATAAAGTAAAAGTTATTACTGGCAAAGACAAAGGAACTGAAGCTGTTGTATTAAAAGCTTTTCCTAAAAAAGATCGTGTAATCGTAGAAGGCGTTAATGTTATGAAAAAACATCAAAAACCTAACTCAGCGAATCCACAAGGTGGAATCATTGAAATGGAAGCCCCTATACACGTTTCAAATGTTATGCTAATAGACGCTTCAACTGGCGAACCAACTCGTGTTGGCTTTAAAGTAGAAGATGGTAAGAAAGTACGTATTTCTAAAAAAACCGGTGAAGTTTTAGATAAATAA
- the rplP gene encoding 50S ribosomal protein L16, whose translation MLVPKRVKFRREFRGKMRGEAKGGKEVTFGEWGLQAVESKWITNRQIEAARIAMTRYMKRGGKVWIKIFPHKSYTSKAIGVRMGSGKGAPEGWVAPVKRGKIMFEVDGVSEEVAREALRLASHKLPVKTKIVKRKEIGGESNES comes from the coding sequence ATGTTAGTACCTAAACGTGTAAAATTCCGTCGTGAATTTAGAGGTAAAATGCGCGGTGAAGCTAAAGGTGGGAAAGAAGTAACTTTTGGTGAATGGGGTTTACAAGCCGTAGAATCAAAATGGATCACAAACCGTCAAATTGAAGCAGCTCGTATTGCAATGACACGTTACATGAAACGTGGTGGGAAAGTATGGATTAAAATCTTCCCTCATAAATCATATACGTCTAAAGCAATTGGAGTTCGTATGGGTTCTGGTAAAGGAGCACCCGAAGGTTGGGTTGCACCAGTAAAACGTGGCAAAATCATGTTTGAAGTTGATGGAGTTTCAGAAGAAGTAGCTCGTGAAGCACTTCGTTTAGCTTCTCATAAACTACCTGTTAAAACTAAGATTGTAAAACGTAAAGAAATTGGTGGTGAATCGAATGAAAGCTAA
- the rpsS gene encoding 30S ribosomal protein S19: protein MGRSLKKGPFVDEHLMKKMNAMAESEKKSVVKTWSRRSTIFPSFIGYTIAVYDGRKHVPVYIQEDMVGHKLGEFAPTRTYRGHTADDKKTKR from the coding sequence ATGGGTCGTAGTCTTAAAAAAGGACCTTTTGTCGATGAACACTTAATGAAAAAAATGAATGCAATGGCTGAAAGCGAAAAGAAATCTGTCGTTAAAACTTGGTCTCGTCGTTCAACAATTTTCCCGAGTTTCATTGGTTACACAATCGCAGTCTATGATGGACGCAAGCATGTACCAGTTTATATTCAAGAAGACATGGTCGGACACAAATTAGGTGAATTTGCACCAACAAGAACATACCGCGGTCACACTGCGGATGATAAAAAAACTAAACGTTAA
- the rplN gene encoding 50S ribosomal protein L14 produces the protein MIQTESRLRVADNSGAREVLTIKVLGGSGRKTANIGDVIVCTVKQATPGGVVKKGEVVRAVIVRTKSGARRSDGSYIKFDENACVIIRDDKSPRGTRIFGPVARELRDNNFMKIVSLAPEVL, from the coding sequence GTGATCCAAACAGAAAGTCGTTTGAGAGTTGCAGATAACTCAGGAGCTCGTGAAGTCTTAACTATTAAAGTATTAGGCGGATCTGGCCGTAAAACTGCTAACATTGGTGATGTAATTGTTTGTACTGTAAAACAAGCAACACCAGGTGGCGTTGTCAAAAAAGGTGAAGTCGTTCGTGCAGTTATCGTTCGTACTAAATCAGGAGCTCGCCGTTCAGATGGTTCATACATTAAATTTGATGAAAATGCATGTGTAATTATCCGTGACGATAAGAGTCCACGTGGAACTCGTATCTTTGGACCAGTTGCTCGCGAATTGCGTGACAACAACTTCATGAAGATCGTTTCACTTGCTCCAGAAGTTCTTTAA
- the rpsJ gene encoding 30S ribosomal protein S10 gives MAKQKIRIRLKAYEHRILDQSAEKIVETAKRTGASVSGPIPLPTERTLYTVIRATHKYKDSREQFEMLTHKRVIDIVNPTSKTVDALTKLDLPSGVDIEIKL, from the coding sequence ATGGCAAAACAAAAGATTCGTATCCGCTTAAAAGCATATGAACATCGTATCTTAGATCAATCAGCGGAAAAAATTGTAGAAACAGCAAAAAGAACTGGTGCTAGTGTATCTGGTCCAATTCCATTGCCAACAGAAAGAACTCTTTACACTGTGATTCGTGCGACTCACAAATATAAAGATTCTCGTGAACAATTTGAAATGCTTACACACAAACGTGTGATTGATATTGTTAATCCAACATCTAAAACTGTTGATGCTTTAACAAAATTAGATCTACCATCTGGCGTAGATATCGAAATCAAGCTTTAA